A genomic segment from Aegilops tauschii subsp. strangulata cultivar AL8/78 chromosome 1, Aet v6.0, whole genome shotgun sequence encodes:
- the LOC109742675 gene encoding AAA-ATPase At3g50940-like has product MSSGEYERYVAMAATAAGAAMVINGLMNELLPYELRDALTLSTADVVRRLRARLSPTHTVVIDEAEGLAPNQLFDAARAYLASLTGTASAARRLRASRVDEAQGILVTMDHGEETVDVHDGVTYTWRLVSRDVASNSGSFPSHGSGAGHNGRRGPHGGCHRSFELSFHKKHKEQALASYLPFVVDAAKAIRDRHRDLKMHMIEYDAWTPVDLRHPSTFHTIAMDGDLKRSVMDDLERFVRRKYYYRRTGRAWKRGYLLYGPPGTGKSSLVAAMANYLKFDIYDLELTEVKSNSDLRRLLVGMSNRSILVVEDIDCSIDLPQRGDQGGERRGRHSFTGGEDNEDKVTLSGLLNFVDGLWSTSGEERIIVFTTNYKERLDPALLRPGRMDMHIHMGYCTSESFRILARNYHFVEDDHTMYLEIEKLMEEVPITPAEVAEVLMRNDGADAALSDLVGFLEAKRGEVGANKGVKHHGNNKVDKYEQTMVLYCTPEYFRGVSRDYQSLKDRAMIPEVEQLLSEVPTTIEEVTDVVGRNNGGADAAIRDLIGFLKAKRGDAGENNGANQDGNHNGDNK; this is encoded by the exons ATGTCGTCCGGCGAGTATGAGCGCTACGTGGCcatggcggcgacggcggcgggggcggcgatgGTGATCAACGGCCTGATGAACGAGCTGCTGCCCTACGAGCTCCGCGACGCGCTCACCCTCTCCACCGCGGACGTGGTGCGCCGCCTCCGCGCCCGCCTCTCCCCCACCCACACCGTCGTCATCGACGAGGCCGAGGGCCTCGCGCCCAACCAGCTCTTCGACGCCGCCCGGGCCTACCTCGCCTCGCTCACCGgcaccgcctccgccgcccgccgcctccgcgcctcccGCGTTGACGAGGCCCAGGGCATCCTCGTCACCATGGACCACGGCGAGGAAACCGTCGACGTCCACGACGGCGTCACCTACACCTGGCGCCTCGTCTCCCGCGACGTCGCCAGTAACAGCGGCTCCTTCCCAAGCCACGGCTCCGGCGCCGGACACAACGGCCGCCGCGGCCCCCACGGCGGCTGCCACAGGTCCTTCGAGCTCAGCTTCCACAAGAAGCACAAGGAGCAGGCGCTCGCCTCGTACCTGCCGTTCGTCGTGGACGCCGCCAAGGCCATCCGGGACCGGCACCGGGACCTCAAGATGCACATGATCGAGTACGACGCGTGGACCCCCGTAGACCTCCGCCACCCCTCCACCTTCCACACGATCGCCATGGACGGCGACCTCAAGCGATCCGTCATGGACGACCTCGAGCGGTTCGTCAGGAGGAAATACTACTACCGCAGGACCGGCAGGGCGTGGAAGCGCGGGTACCTGCTCTACGGCCCGCCGGGCACCGGCAAGTCCAGCCTCGTAGCCGCCATGGCCAACTACCTCAAGTTCGACATCTACGACCTCGAGCTGACCGAGGTCAAGTCCAACTCGGACCTCCGCAGGCTGCTCGTCGGCATGAGCAACCGCTCCATCCTCGTCGTTGAGGACATCGACTGTAGCATCGACCTGCCGCAGCGTGGCGATCAAGGCGGCGAGAGGCGTGGGAGGCACAGCTTCACCGGAGGAGAAGACAACGAGGACAAG GTGACgttgtccgggctgctcaacttCGTTGACGGGCTGTGGTCGACGAGCGGGGAGGAGAGGATCATCGTCTTCACCACCAACTACAAGGAGCGGCTCGACCCGGCACTGCTGCGGCCCGGCAGGATGGACATGCACATCCACATGGGATATTGCACCTCGGAGTCCTTCAGGATCCTGGCCAGGAACTACCACTTCGTCGAAGATGACCACACCATGTATCTGGAGATCGAGAAGCTGATGGAGGAGGTGCCGATCACACCGGCAGAGGTTGCCGAGGTTCTGATGAGGAACGACGGAGCCGACGCTGCACTTAGTGATCTCGTCGGGTTCCTCGAGGCAAAGAGGGGAGAAGTCGGTGCCAACAAGGGCGTAAAACATCATGGAAACAACAAGGTGGATAAATATGAGCAGACAATGGTGTTGTACTGCACTCCGGAGTACTTTAGGGGCGTGTCCCGTGACTACCAATCACTTAAAGACCGTGCCATGATTCCCGAGGTCGAGCAGTTGTTGAGTGAGGTGCCGACCACGATCGAAGAGGTCACCGATGTTGTAGGGAGGAATAACGGCGGGGCGGACGCCGCAATCCGAGATCTCATCGGGTTCCTCAAGGCAAAGAGGGGTGACGCCGGTGAGAACAATGGTGCGAACCAAGATGGAAACCACAATGGTGATaataaatag